In the genome of Paenibacillus sp. GP183, the window TGAGCCTAAGCCGATTATGGGCAAGGCATCCGTGTAGTGTTGCGTTGTCAGTGTTTACAAATTCGACGGTTTCCCGGACAGCTGGAAACGGAGTCCTTAATGTGGGACTCCGTTTTTCCGTTTATTCGCTTGTTTGATCGTCAAACAAGGGTAGTACCAGCGAAGCTGACACCACCTGCAATTTCATCGATCCCGATTTTGAATTGAATAAGGAGGCTTGGTCAAAATGAAAATCGGTTTGAGCACGTACAGCTTGCTTCCCGCCATCAAATCCGGCGAAATGTCTGTACTTGACGTGATCCGCTGGATTGCCGGCAACGGCGGGGAGCATATGGAAATCGTACCCTATGGATTTACGCTCGTGGACAATCCAGAGTTGGCGGACGCGGTGCGCGAGGAATCGAAATCGGCTGGAATCGAGCTGTCCAACTATTCCATGCCAGCCAATTTCGTTCAAGAGACGGAAGAGACTTTTGAGGCGGAAGTGATGCGTATCAAGGAGCATGTCGATCTGGTCGCACGTTTGGGCATGATGCATATGCGGCATGATGTGACGGCCTTTATGATTCCGCCAGAACAGATGACGATCGGTTGGCTGGAGAAGAGCCTGCCGGTCATTGTACAGGGCAGCAGGCTGATCGCCGATTACGCCACCCAATACGGGATCACTACAACTGTTGAAAATCACGGATTCAGCGTTCAGGCGAGCGACCGCGTGCAACGAGTGCTGTTGGCCGTGGACCGGCCCAATTTTAGAACGACGCTGGATATCGGCAATTTCATGTGCGTGGATGAATCGTCCATCATTGGAGTTAAGAAGAATTTGCCTTATGCTTCTCTGATTCATTTCAAAGATTTTTATTTCCGGTCATATGATCAGCATCCTGGAGACGGCGAATGGTTCCGAACGGCCCATGGCAACTATCTGCGCGGCGCCATTATCGGGCATGGGGACATTGATATCCGCAGGATCGTCAAGCTGATCAAAGCGTCGGGCTATGACGGATATATTACCGTCGAGTTTGAAGGGATGGAAGAGTGCAGGCTGGGGTCCAAAATCGGTATGGACAATTTGCGCCGTCTTTGGGAAGAAGCGTAATGAATGGAGATAAATACTGTGTCGGGGACATGATTCATGACGAAGCACAATGTTCCTTAGAAAGGAGCAGTATATGCACCTGGATGTCCGCAAAAACTTTGAAGAAAAAGTTTCTTATGTTGCTCGAAGTATCAATGGTATGACGGTCGATGATCAAATCAGCTTCCTATCCGTTGATTGCGGCTTGCCGAGTGATACGTTTAACGTGATTGTAATCAGAGATATGTCCGTATCGGCCCAGATGCTGGCGAGCGTTGACCGATTTACCACCAAAGGCTTTCCGTTAGCTGTATGGTACTGGGAGAGCGACTTTGATAGAGCAGGCATAGCAACGCTCATCCAGCATAGACTGGCACATACCGAAACCCATACCGCCATGTATGGAGACCTCTCTCAGATACAGATGGCCTCTCTTCATGTTGAGGGTTTAGAGATCAAGCAAGCCACGACGGCCAGTGACCTGCTTCATTTCTGGGAGGTGATAGCTGCTCTTCTCGGAGACTCAAGTGAGGGACGCCAGGTGTTTGCGTACTTTCAAGAGCTGTGCACATACCCGCTCAGTATGTTTCCTGCCATGCGTTACTATCTTGGAACGTTTCATGGCAAAGTCGTTGCCATCGGGACGCTGTTTGTTGGCACCCAGACCGTTGGGATCTATGATATTGTTACCCACAACGATTACCGCAGGAGAGGCATTGGCAGTGCCATGTTCCAGCGCCTGCTGAAGGATGCCTGTGCCGAGAACCGCCGCTTCTGTGTGCTGCAAGCTTCAAAAGATGGCCTTGGAATCTATTTGAAGGCTGGTTTCAGCGTTACTGGTGATGTCCTTACGTTTGACGCAAAGATATAGAATGAAATTAAGTTTATTTGACTCTAACTTCTACCATCCAACCAAACGGATCTGGCATCGTTCCCTTTTGTATACCAGACAAAGCTTCGTAAAGCCTTTGCGAGAGTTCGCCAGTCCGACCATTTTTTATCACAAGCTTTTCATCACACCAGTTGAGTTCACCAATCGGGGAAATAACGGCCGCCGTACCTGTACCAAATGCTTCCTCTAAAAAACCGTCTTTACCAGCTTCATACAATTCCTCAATTGAAATGGTCCTCTCTTCAATCGAGATGTTCCAATGCTTTAACAGTTGAATAATGGAATTCCGTGTTATACCGTCTAAGATACTTCCATTTAAGGACGGAGTATGAACAGTCCCATTGATTTTGAAAAATACGTTCATGCTGCCGACCTCTTCGATATATTTTCTATGAACGCCATCCAGCCATAAGACTTGGGTATAACCTTTCTCTTTGGCACTTTCTTGTGACTTTAGAGCCGCCGCATAATTTCCAGCTGTCTTGGCTTCGCCAACTCCCCCAATGACTGCACGAACATACTCCGGTTCCACAAAGATCTTAACCGGGTTCACACCCTCAGGGTAATATGCTCCAACTGGCGACATAATGATTATGAACTGATAATTTGTGGAAGGTGATAAGCCTAATGCAGGTTGAGTAGCAAAAACAAAAGGACGTATATACAGAGAAGTCCCAGGTTCAGTCGGAATCCAATCCTGATCGACGGAAATCAATTGTTTCAACGCATCAAAGAAGACACTCTCATCTAACTGAGGAATATTCAAACGATCATTGGAACGGTTTAATCTTTCTATGTTTTTTTGCGGTCTGAATAGAAGGATTCGTCCATCCTCAGTTTTGTAAGCTTTTAATCCTTCAAAAATGGATTGTCCATAATGAAATATTTTGGCTGCAGGGTCTAAGACAATGGGTTGATAAGGCACAATACGAGGTTGATGCCATCCCTTTTCAAAAGCGTAATCAATTATATACATATGATCCGTAAAATAAACCCCGAATCCAAGCTGGTCTTGAGGTGGCTTTATTTTCTTAGTTAAACTTTCCTCAAATTTTATTCCCAAAGGTTGAACCATCCTGAACATCTCTCCTTAGTTTCAATTTATCGATAGTTGTATAATACCATCTCATAGAATATATTTAAAATATCTATTTTATTTATAGTTCATACTTTTTAGGTATGATGAAAGAGAGTGTTATGGACATACGTCAGTTAAAGTATTTTTTAGCAATAGCACATGAAGGGCAAGTCACACGTGCCGCTAAGTTGCTTAATATGGAACAACCGCCATTAAGCCGACAGCTCAAACTTATGGAAGAGGAGCTCGGGGTGAGGTTATTTGATCGAAACAGAATGCGTTTAAAGCTTACAGCTGCTGGGGAGCTGCTTATGCAGAAGGCAGAAAGGCTGCTTAATCAACTAGACGAAACGATAAAAGAGGTCAAAGAATTAGAAGAAGGTGTTCGAGGAGTTCTATCCATCGGTTCGGTTGTATCATGTATTTCACTCATACCGAAGCAAATTGAGCTATTCAGGGGAAATTATCCCCAAGTTACTTTTAAAATTTCAGAAGGTGATCATTTTTATTTAGGGGAAAAGCTAGTGAAGAGAGAAATTGAACTAGTCATAGCTAGACTGCCTTTTGAGGCTCAAACACATCTTCAGCAATACTCCATTCTGCCTTTAGCTTCGGACCCATTTGTAGCCGTAATTCCAAGCTCATGGACTCAGAATTCTGAAGACCAGACGATTAGCATGAGAGAATTAGCCAGTTTTCCTTTCTTAACATTAAAGACGGATAAGACAACACGGATGCACGAGCAGGTTGTGAACGAATTCAAAAGCCATGGGTTAGAGCCTAATGTTATTTGCGAATGTTCTAGCGTAGCCATCATTATGTCACTTATTGCTCAGGGGATTGCCGCTACCGTGTTTCCTAAATCGGTCATGTCTTCTTTTCCGACTACTATTTTTAAGATGCTCAGTATTCAAGATGCAGACTTTCAATCAGAAGTCGGTATCCTGTGGTTGAAGGATCGGTATTTGTCTAAAAGTGCCCAGCATTTCATAGAAAGTTTTCGAACTGTTCAGTAAACAAGAAAGTACTTTTTGTAAAAGTAAGATTTGAGATGACTGTGGTAAATGAGGGCTACTGAGACTCCAGATTTCATACGTTAAAAGATGCTTTTTGTGATATTATTATCTGGCAATCAAAAATTCTTTCAGAAAAGAGAACCAAACGCGATGATCAAAATAATCAGGTCGCAAGTGGAGGTCGAGCTACGGACCTTCGTCGGGGCGGACGCCTATATCCACAGCGAGGCGACTTCATTTGTCTTCGTCCGCAATTTCAAGGTCAAAGTGACTCACGCCTTTATAGCTGGGGAAGGTCCCTTTCGTGCCGCTCTCAGATTCGATGGGCATGGCTGGCTGCGGATGGAAGCGCTCACACATTATGAGGTAGATGAGAACGGTCGTCTGCTGCTCGCTGGATATGACGACAGGGGGCGAATGAACGTTGCCCTTCATTTGGGAAAGGAGCCATTTCCAGAATGAATACAATCGATAAAGCCCCATTGCGAAAGCTTCTGGCGGTGTTTGCACACCCTGACGACGAGTCGTTTATTTGTGGAGGCACCCTCGCAAAATACGCCAGCGAAGGGGTCGACATTACGCTGGTGAGCGCCACGCGAGGCGAAATGGGACGCCGAATGGGCAATCCATTCTACCTGAACCGGGAATCGTTGGCAGCCGCCCGCGAAATGGAGCTGCGGCAAGCCTGCGCAAGCCTGGGCGTCCGGCACCTCATTTTCTTGGATATTCGCGACAAGACGGTTGAGTTTACTGATGCGGATAGCTTGACAGCACGAATTGCGGATCTGATCCGCGAAATGGATCCCGACGTCGTTCTTACATTTCACGAAACACTGGGTGGACACCCGGATCATTGCGCAATCGGAAAAGCTACGATTGCCGCTTTTCAACGAATCAAACATAGGGGAGATTTATATTTCATTACTTTCGGCGACACGATGGTGCATCCGGAGCAGTACGGTTATACCCGAAAGGATGTTATCAAAATCGACGTGCATGCTCATCTGGAGGCGAAGCTGGCTGCATTTCGGGCTCACCGCTGCCAAACCGAAATCGATGAGTGGGTTTGGCTGCCCGACCAAGAGGCGTTGGCAAGATTCGGCGGACATGAATATTTTTTGAAAGGGGATAAGGATGCTCCGAAGCAGGTTCTTCATGATTTGTTTTAGCATCTCCCCGCAATATGCATCACTAGTCATTGGGACGAATGAAGAAGACAGTTTTGTTCGGTATTTGATGCGAGAAGATAATTAACCAATTAAACTTTTATACCACAAGGCTGTCTGTTATTGTCATTGAATCAGACTTAATTGATAATGTATTAGTACGTGATGGGAAAGTTACATGTATTATTGACTGGAGCGGTGGAGCGTTTGGCAACCCGAGATACGATGTATCTTTAGCAATTCGTCCCAAGCCTAACGCTATTGAAACTGAATCGGAGATTATCACTTTCTTTGAAGGATACGGAATGACAGTAGAGCGTGGTGGTTACATGCTTCCTATTTTATAGCAATAATATTGTTTGATACTAATGATTTGGAGTTGATGAAGATGGAATTAAAAGTTGAACGTTTAGATTTTGAAATGGCGGACATTTCTGGGTCGAGGTTTCTGAAGGTTAAAGCTGAGGAATTAAATTTTGACAATGTCAATTTGGCAAAGACGCAAATTAATAATGCAAATATGAGTGGAATGGAATTAAACGATGTGAATATGTCTGAGTTTAGAATTTCGGATGCAAATCTCTCAGGTGCTGAAATCAAAAATGCTAATTTTAGTCATGCTGTTATTGACCATGTTCATTTATTTGGCACTGAATTTCGTAATGTTGTTCTCCCTATGGAAGGTGATGGTAATTACAATCCAAATGGCGTTTACAAACCAGTTAGCTTTATAAATTGTGACCTATCTAAGGGTCAATTAACAAACTGTAATTTAGCAAATATGGATATTCGCGATTGTGATATATCTGGATTGAAGATTAACGGGGTGTTAGTAGAAGACTTAATAAATAATACATAATAAATCAGGAAATGAATCATTAATTATTCAACGGATTACAATAATGAAATTGAAGGAAGGGCTGCCCGGCGGTCCTTCGCTGTGCTAACGGACAGTTTAAAGCAATGAACCACAAGCCTCTCACTTTATTAAGATATCGGGCAGTTATATTAAATAAGAGTTAAACAGGCGATTCAATAATTAGAGTATTAAATTCCTAATTATGGTAGTGTAATTAAGAAATTCTGCGAGCTCTGAGCGGAACCAGGAGGATCTTATGATAG includes:
- a CDS encoding sugar phosphate isomerase/epimerase family protein, which codes for MKIGLSTYSLLPAIKSGEMSVLDVIRWIAGNGGEHMEIVPYGFTLVDNPELADAVREESKSAGIELSNYSMPANFVQETEETFEAEVMRIKEHVDLVARLGMMHMRHDVTAFMIPPEQMTIGWLEKSLPVIVQGSRLIADYATQYGITTTVENHGFSVQASDRVQRVLLAVDRPNFRTTLDIGNFMCVDESSIIGVKKNLPYASLIHFKDFYFRSYDQHPGDGEWFRTAHGNYLRGAIIGHGDIDIRRIVKLIKASGYDGYITVEFEGMEECRLGSKIGMDNLRRLWEEA
- a CDS encoding PIG-L family deacetylase, whose amino-acid sequence is MNTIDKAPLRKLLAVFAHPDDESFICGGTLAKYASEGVDITLVSATRGEMGRRMGNPFYLNRESLAAAREMELRQACASLGVRHLIFLDIRDKTVEFTDADSLTARIADLIREMDPDVVLTFHETLGGHPDHCAIGKATIAAFQRIKHRGDLYFITFGDTMVHPEQYGYTRKDVIKIDVHAHLEAKLAAFRAHRCQTEIDEWVWLPDQEALARFGGHEYFLKGDKDAPKQVLHDLF
- a CDS encoding LysR family transcriptional regulator, translating into MDIRQLKYFLAIAHEGQVTRAAKLLNMEQPPLSRQLKLMEEELGVRLFDRNRMRLKLTAAGELLMQKAERLLNQLDETIKEVKELEEGVRGVLSIGSVVSCISLIPKQIELFRGNYPQVTFKISEGDHFYLGEKLVKREIELVIARLPFEAQTHLQQYSILPLASDPFVAVIPSSWTQNSEDQTISMRELASFPFLTLKTDKTTRMHEQVVNEFKSHGLEPNVICECSSVAIIMSLIAQGIAATVFPKSVMSSFPTTIFKMLSIQDADFQSEVGILWLKDRYLSKSAQHFIESFRTVQ
- a CDS encoding branched-chain amino acid aminotransferase — encoded protein: MVQPLGIKFEESLTKKIKPPQDQLGFGVYFTDHMYIIDYAFEKGWHQPRIVPYQPIVLDPAAKIFHYGQSIFEGLKAYKTEDGRILLFRPQKNIERLNRSNDRLNIPQLDESVFFDALKQLISVDQDWIPTEPGTSLYIRPFVFATQPALGLSPSTNYQFIIIMSPVGAYYPEGVNPVKIFVEPEYVRAVIGGVGEAKTAGNYAAALKSQESAKEKGYTQVLWLDGVHRKYIEEVGSMNVFFKINGTVHTPSLNGSILDGITRNSIIQLLKHWNISIEERTISIEELYEAGKDGFLEEAFGTGTAAVISPIGELNWCDEKLVIKNGRTGELSQRLYEALSGIQKGTMPDPFGWMVEVRVK
- a CDS encoding pentapeptide repeat-containing protein, whose amino-acid sequence is MELKVERLDFEMADISGSRFLKVKAEELNFDNVNLAKTQINNANMSGMELNDVNMSEFRISDANLSGAEIKNANFSHAVIDHVHLFGTEFRNVVLPMEGDGNYNPNGVYKPVSFINCDLSKGQLTNCNLANMDIRDCDISGLKINGVLVEDLINNT
- a CDS encoding DUF1806 family protein, translating into MIKIIRSQVEVELRTFVGADAYIHSEATSFVFVRNFKVKVTHAFIAGEGPFRAALRFDGHGWLRMEALTHYEVDENGRLLLAGYDDRGRMNVALHLGKEPFPE
- a CDS encoding GNAT family N-acetyltransferase; translated protein: MHLDVRKNFEEKVSYVARSINGMTVDDQISFLSVDCGLPSDTFNVIVIRDMSVSAQMLASVDRFTTKGFPLAVWYWESDFDRAGIATLIQHRLAHTETHTAMYGDLSQIQMASLHVEGLEIKQATTASDLLHFWEVIAALLGDSSEGRQVFAYFQELCTYPLSMFPAMRYYLGTFHGKVVAIGTLFVGTQTVGIYDIVTHNDYRRRGIGSAMFQRLLKDACAENRRFCVLQASKDGLGIYLKAGFSVTGDVLTFDAKI